One genomic segment of Lytechinus pictus isolate F3 Inbred chromosome 18, Lp3.0, whole genome shotgun sequence includes these proteins:
- the LOC129281833 gene encoding RYamide receptor-like, translating into MESFIVIMNSSVPPDNYSIISGQNYSEIRDLYKEPPWIQAIYGLLFTLVTVFGVGGNSIVCYIVLGHARMRTVTNYSIVNLAVSDILMAVMCVNFSFYAAMYMTWPFGEFMCKAVSYIQSVSVSVSIFTLVSISVDRYIAICHPLVLRMGSSQALAVIAVIWVVACVVALPSLIFSTVGVEGDSTFCSESNWEQSKIYTYVLMGIQYFVPLCVLAVAYGRIGYVIWSRRTPGETQASRDKRINESKTKLVKMFAMVVLLFALCYLPIHSFNILQEVYENVLYYRYIKLVYLTVLLAAMSNCVYNPFIYCWMNAKFRNGFRHVFRFLPCVHYDTQWKVIAHLERGNTAMTQLTTSPSRRLRSGPSDAKQCWPEHCYESLSNGDGSPLRNKVVAV; encoded by the exons ATGGAGTCATTCATTGTGATAATGAACTCCTCTGTACCCCCTGATAACTACTCCATTATATCTGGCCAGAACTACTCGGAAATAAGGGATCTCTACAAGGAACCACCATGGATACAAGCGATATACGGTTTGCTTTTTACACTTGTGACTGTATTTGGCGTTGGCGGGAATTCAATTGTTTGTTACATTGTCCTCGGACATGCGCGCATGCGCACTGTTACAAACTATTCCATTGTAAATTTAGCGGTAAGTGATATCCTCATGGCCGTCATGTGCGTCAACTTTTCATTTTACGCAGCAATGTACATGACGTGGCCCTTTGGAGAGTTCATGTGTAAAGCAGTATCGTACATACAAAGTGTTTCAGTATCTGTCAGTATTTTTACATTGGTATCCATCAGCGTGGACCGTTACATAGCGATATGTCATCCTCTAGTCCTGCGCATGGGATCATCACAGGCGTTAGCAGTCATTGCGGTTATCTGGGTGGTGGCATGCGTGGTGGCGTTACCATCTTTGATATTCTCCACAGTCGGCGTAGAGGGCGACTCAACATTCTGTTCTGAAAGTAACTGGGAACAATCTAAAATATACACATATGTCTTGATGGGCATACAATACTTCGTACCACTCTGTGTCTTGGCTGTTGCCTATGGAAGGATTGGTTATGTAATCTGGAGCAGACGAACGCCAGGAGAAACACAAGCGAGCAGGGACAAAAGAATCAATGAATCAAAGACAAAG CTCGTCAAGATGTTTGCCATGGTGGTTCTTCTCTTTGCCTTGTGTTATCTACCAATACATTCCTTTAACATTCTTCAGGAGGTGTACGAGAATGTCCTCTACTATCGCTACATCAAGCTGGTTTACCTCACCGTTCTCCTGGCGGCAATGAGCAACTGCGTCTACAACCCCTTCATCTATTGCTGGATGAATGCAAAGTTCCGGAACGGCTTTAGACACGTGTTCCGTTTCCTACCCTGCGTGCATTACGACACCCAATGGAAAGTGATAGCGCACTTGGAACGTGGTAACACCGCAATGACACAATTAACGACGTCGCCGTCCCGTCGGCTTCGCAGTGGTCCGTCTGACGCAAAGCAATGCTGGCCTGAGCATTGTTATGAGTCGCTAAGCAACGGGGATGGTAGTCCACTAAGGAATAAAGTGGTTGCGGTCTGA
- the LOC129281734 gene encoding RYamide receptor-like: MTYAPDNETTDMSVTLTQPFPREQADWYFKEPPWLQVLIIVIYATVSILGVGGNAVVCYIVLGHARMRTVTNYFIVNLAMADILMAVMCVNLTLYATLYMTWPFGVVMCKITYFVQSLSVSVSIFTLIAISLDRYVAIMYPLRPRMTAKQTILIAICIWIFAGAYAMPMLIFARVATDESASFCTDSAWRFTKHYSWIGLVLQYLLPLSVLAIVYIRLAKKIWGRRTPGEVQANRDKKLSESKTKLVKMFATVVLIFALCYLPIHTLNLIQDIHSSILYFPYIKLIYLCGHLISMSNCFVNPFIYCWMNRKFRNGFKAAFRCLPCITYDPEWATCKTQERRGTSHTQLDSMSMSSRGDRNMSMSSRGDRKWAPEIYQRNGSTRNHRRLSDLIAAAERSQNHSNI; encoded by the exons ATGACGTATGCTCCTGACAACGAGACAACTGATATGTCGGTGACCCTTACACAACCATTCCCACGAGAGCAAGCTGATTGGTACTTCAAAGAGCCACCTTGGTTACAGgttctcatcatagtcatctacgCGACTGTTAGCATCCTGGGAGTTGGCGGGAACGCAGTGGTGTGTTACATCGTGCTTGGACATGCACGCATGCGCACTGTGACGAACTACTTCATTGTCAACCTGGCAATGGCGGACATCCTAATGGCTGTCATGTGCGTTAACCTGACTCTTTACGCCACTCTCTACATGACATGGCCATTTGGGGTGGTCATGTGTAAGATCACATATTTCGTACAGAGTTTATCGGTATCCGTGAGCATCTTTACTTTAATCGCGATAAGCCTTGATCGATACGTCGCCATCATGTACCCATTACGCCCTCGCATGACGGCCAAGCAGACGATATTGATCGCGATCTGCATTTGGATATTTGCGGGCGCGTACGCCATGCCTATGCTCATCTTCGCCCGTGTGGCGACGGACGAATCCGCCTCATTCTGTACGGACTCTGCTTGGAGATTTACCAAGCATTATTCGTGGATTGGCCTCGTTCTACAGTATCTGTTACCACTGAGTGTGTTGGCAATCGTCTACATTCGACTGGCAAAGAAGATCTGGGGAAGGAGAACTCCCGGTGAAGTTCAGGCAAACAGAGATAAGAAGCTGAGTGAATCGAAAACCAAG TTGGTCAAGATGTTTGCAACTGTTGTTCTCATCTTCGCCCTTTGTTATCTACCAATCCACACTCTGAATCTCATCCAAGATATTCACTCTTCAATTCTCTACTTTCCATACATCAAACTTATCTATCTTTGCGGACACCTCATCTCCATGTCAAACTGTTTTGTCAACCCGTTTATTTACTGTTGGATGAACAGGAAATTTCGAAATGGATTCAAGGCAGCTTTTCGCTGCCTCCCCTGCATTACCTACGATCCCGAATGGGCTACGTGCAAAACTCAGGAGAGGAGAGGAACATCGCACACTCAGCTGGATTCCATGTCGATGAGTTCGAGGGGTGATCGAAACATGTCGATGAGTTCGAGGGGTGATCGTAAATGGGCGCCAGAGATATACCAACGGAATGGCTCGACGAGAAACCATCGTAGACTATCCGATCTGATTGCAGCTGCCGAGAGATCACAAAATCACTCGAACATTTAG